Within Vicia villosa cultivar HV-30 ecotype Madison, WI linkage group LG1, Vvil1.0, whole genome shotgun sequence, the genomic segment GTACTGCATGTGACAGCAGTAACAAACCAGATTTACATTGTATACTTTGAACCAATTCAGATGTTACTAGATAGATTATCAAGCTCTTCCGGCGTGGTCATACAAGTGAATTTCCATGAattaaaatgtttgaattgtagGTGTAGATCAGTTAGGTGAAAATGTTATACATAATTGTTCAGTGATAGCAGTGAGAGAAGGAAAAGAATAAAGTATTACAAATATAATAAAGTAAGCCGATGTAACCATGGCAATGTTTGATCCATACATAATTGTTTTACTGAACATGATTTCATACCATATTACAGAATTTAAGAGGAAAAGGAATGAGCTTTGATACGTTGTTGTAAAAATCGAGAGTGTACACAAGATCATGAGGGGGTTGAAAAATTGTAACTCGAGGATTGTAGCACGGATTGTAATATCTTGCAACACCCGTTCCCATGTTCAAGGATTGAAAAATTGTAACTCAAGGATTGTAGCACGGATTGTGCATAGAGAAGCTTGAAAGACCGCAGGATCAACATGTTCAACTGTTAGACTCTGCCAATAGggaaatacaaaggaaccatttTATCTCTAACCAGCATAGACGGGTTGCTAATTCACATATATCAAAGTGTTCGCTGCAAATTTTAATACGAAAAAAACTGCATAAGCAGTAaactaaaacaataataataacgaTAAATGCATGAGTAATTCATTGAAAGGCAATGAGCATGAGGTTATAAGGTGCTAAGGAGAGAACATTTCCCTAATTGATATCATATACTGAATGCATCAACCTATAACTAGCATTAGCATAATATCTCAAGTTGAGCTTGTTGCTAAGAGCTTTTATTTAGTGATTCTATTATAAGGGTACATGATAGATTAAGTGTTTTTCTGCAAGAGACAGAttcaaatttgttattattaatatttacacAGTCATCGATTTTGCAGACAAATTTAATGGAAGAGTATGATCCACAACCAGACCCTTCCAAGCGGAAGTGAATGCAAAAACCGATAGTTATTAGTTATTACATTTGGTggtaatataattatataattcacagcatataaatatcaaaattttcatcATGTCTTTGTTTTTTCATCCAATAATAAGGAGGGGTGATAATTATCAAATACATATTTATCTGCAGAGTTGTGAATAGCCCATTTTGCCGAGTTACATGATGCTTCATATACAAGAATGTTAACTTTCAAAGCTCTTACCTTCTCTCTTCTGAGATTGGTTTGTAATTTGACTCACTTAAAAATAAATGAAGTTTATTGACAGTAGACTGCAAAGATAAATGAAAATCATGTTAAGACAAAAAACCATTAATAATATCAATATGAACATAACAACAAGTAAATAACACATGacttttgattaaaattaaaGTGATAGTGACACAATTGAGTAGTCCAACCTCTTTTGCATATGTAACtatcaacaaaataaataaatcatatcgATTACATGGCTGTCATGAAAATAACCAATTATATAATGAGAAATTATGTTACCTAGAATCACTCTTATAGTAGACCCCTAGCAATCATTTCACAAAGAAGTTTCTCGGCCTTTTCATTCTCATCTTTATGAAAGAGTGCTCGGATAATAATTTCATATGTTATAGCATTAGGAATGATACCATTGTCCTCCATTTTTGACAGCAAGGCCTCTGATTCATCAAACAAGCCCTCTTTACAAAATCCATTGATCATAATTGTATAAGTTTGGATATTTAAACAATAACCCTTAGTCAAAAGATCCTTAAAAATATTATGTGCGTTTTTAAGTTGTCCCCCTTTGCATAGTCCGTCGATAAGTATGCTATACGTGTAGATATCCGGTATAATGCCATGGTCTTTGATGTTTTTGACTAATGCAATAGCCTTGTCAACAAGATGGTTTTTGCATAAAGCGTCTATTAAAGAACTGTAAGTGAATATATCAGCTGGTTGACCATTATCATGCATCTCATCAACAACCTTCCAAGCATGCGAGATTCTACCTAATTTGCACAAACCGTCAATGAGAGAATTGTAAGTCACTGTGTTAGGAGCAATTCCTTTGCAACACATTTCATTAAAGAGACTCAAGGCTTCATTGACCATTTTCATCTTACACAATCCATTTATCATGATACTATAGCTCCGAACATCAGGTGCTACTCCCATTCGAGAAATAGTTCTCAACACATGCTCGGCCTTATTCACTTCATTAACTAGACAATACCCAACCATTAATGAATTGTAAACAACAACATTAGGTATTACACCTTCTTTCATCATCACAACTAATAGATTCTTAGCTTCTTTCACATTTCCCTCCTTACAAAGAGCATCAACCAGTATAGTAAAAGTACAAACATCCGGGTAGATGTTTTTCAACACCATCTCATTTAAAAAACTAGACGCTTTTTTCAATTGACCGACAATACAAAATCCATAGATTAGAGAATTGAAAGTGACAACATCAGGAGAAATTCTCTTTGCAATCATTTCGGAATATAACTCATAGGCATCGTCTACACATTTATCTTTACAGAAACTATCAATAACGGTGTTATACATTACCTCATTAAGCCTGACCAATTTCCCTTCAATCTTTCTCAACATTTGCATGGCAGCTCTTGTTTCCCCAATTTTACACAACCCATTAATCAATGACGCATAACCAAATTGATCAAAGTGAAATCCACGCGCAACCACGTAATCATGAAAGTGCAAAGCTTCTCTCACCTTACCATTAAGGCACAAACCATTGACAAGTGTAGTCAAGGTTATGGTATTCGGTTCATAACCTAATTTAAGAATCTTTGCCAATGTAGAAAATGCAAAATTCAATTGACCTAGATGGGAGTAACAATTGATCAAGATGGTCAAAGTAGCAATATCAGGTGTAAttccattgaattccaattggtCCGAAAGGGAAATAACAGTGGTGTAATGATTCTTAGTCTTAGCAAGAAAACCTAAAATCTTGTTAAATTGGATGATGGATGGGGTAGGATGCATGTGGAGCAAGCTATGGAATGAGGAAATGGCATCATGAATGATATGATTAGGAGTGAATTGATGCAGAGAGTGAGAAAAAGGTTTAGAGAGAAAGTGAAATGAAAAAAGAGAATTGGAGTAAGAAATTAACCTTGACCTTGTGAACGACATCGGTAGGTTAACAATGGAGAACGATTCCGAGTTTGGAGATTTGCAGCTGATCA encodes:
- the LOC131623044 gene encoding putative pentatricopeptide repeat-containing protein At1g12700, mitochondrial; protein product: MSFTRSRLISYSNSLFSFHFLSKPFSHSLHQFTPNHIIHDAISSFHSLLHMHPTPSIIQFNKILGFLAKTKNHYTTVISLSDQLEFNGITPDIATLTILINCYSHLGQLNFAFSTLAKILKLGYEPNTITLTTLVNGLCLNGKVREALHFHDYVVARGFHFDQFGYASLINGLCKIGETRAAMQMLRKIEGKLVRLNEVMYNTVIDSFCKDKCVDDAYELYSEMIAKRISPDVVTFNSLIYGFCIVGQLKKASSFLNEMVLKNIYPDVCTFTILVDALCKEGNVKEAKNLLVVMMKEGVIPNVVVYNSLMVGYCLVNEVNKAEHVLRTISRMGVAPDVRSYSIMINGLCKMKMVNEALSLFNEMCCKGIAPNTVTYNSLIDGLCKLGRISHAWKVVDEMHDNGQPADIFTYSSLIDALCKNHLVDKAIALVKNIKDHGIIPDIYTYSILIDGLCKGGQLKNAHNIFKDLLTKGYCLNIQTYTIMINGFCKEGLFDESEALLSKMEDNGIIPNAITYEIIIRALFHKDENEKAEKLLCEMIARGLL